The sequence TTCATCTATTTTGCTTACATATCTGACAGGTTCCTTATTATACCAAATCAGGAACCTGTCTTTTTTTCTCCCACAAACATTTTACTCATACGGAAAATTCTCTACAGCTTCCCAAATCGGTTCATTCGTTTGATGAACCATATACCGTCGATTCACTAAGGATACGCGTTTCCCGTTTTTCTCCCATCCTTGGTGAATCGTGATGATCTTTTCTTCTTTTCCTTTGATGCGGCTTCGTTGACGTTTCACGTACAACCCGTCTGCTTCGATAAAAAACACGCGCCCTTTTTTCTCCATCGCACGGTGCCCTTCCACCTCTGCCTCGATGA comes from Anoxybacillus flavithermus and encodes:
- a CDS encoding UPF0236 family transposase-like protein translates to MSHETIRQSIIEAEVEGHRAMEKKGRVFFIEADGLYVKRQRSRIKGKEEKIITIHQGWEKNGKRVSLVNRRYMVHQTNEPIWEAVENFPYE